From Callospermophilus lateralis isolate mCalLat2 chromosome 5, mCalLat2.hap1, whole genome shotgun sequence, a single genomic window includes:
- the Prop1 gene encoding homeobox protein prophet of Pit-1: MEAEGRSQQGKQRKGRICSTLLPERYPAAGTLTSTVDMSTQPYRRLSAVGVGRPRHSPQEGQRGQLHSRRRHRTTFSPAQLEQLESAFGRNQYPDIWAREGLARDTGLSEARIQVWFQNRRAKQRKQERSLLQPLAHLSPATFSGFLPESPACPYSYTTPPPTVTCFPHPYNHALPSQPSTGGSFSLHHQTEDWYATLHPTATGHLPCPPPPSVLPLSLEPPKSWN, translated from the exons ATGGAAGCTGAAGGGAGGAGCCAGCAGGGGAAGCAAAGGAAGGGGCGAATTTGCAGCACCCTCTTGCCTGAGAGATACCCAGCTGCAGGGACTCTGACCTCCACAGTGG ACATGAGCACTCAGCCCTACAGGAGGCTCTCTGCCGTAGGAGTGGGGAGACCGAGACATTCTCCACAAGAAGGACAGAGGGGTCAGTTGCACTCCCGGCGCCGCCACCGTACCACCTTCAGCCCAGCACAGTTGGAGCAGCTGGAATCAGCCTTTGGGAGGAATCAGTACCCAGACATCTGGGCCCGAGAGGGTCTCGCACGGGACACGGGCCTCAGTGAGGCCAGAATACAG GTCTGGTTCCAGAACCGCAGAGCTAAGCAACGGAAGCAGGAAAGATCATTGCTCCAGCCACTGGCCCATCTCTCGCCTGCCACCTTCTCTGGATTCTTGCCAGAGTCCCCTGCTTGTCCCTATTCCTACACAACACCACCTCCAACAGTAACCTGCTTCCCTCACCCCTATAACCATGCCCTTCCCTCACAGCCCTCCACAGGTGGTTCATTTTCTCTACACCACCAGACTGAGGACTGGTATGCCACTTTGCACCCAACAGCCACTGGTCATCTGCCCTGTCCCCCACCTCCATCTGTGCTCCCTCTCAGCCTTGAGCCACCAAAGTCCTGGAACTAG